A single Chryseobacterium sp. DNA region contains:
- a CDS encoding DUF2723 domain-containing protein → MGKYVSAVFIFLIFLAVYYIGSFTKIPFADAIGFVLPVEKGELVTTATATTHFLYVNTAIFIKNITGLNAIEASRLLIITAAALTVSVVYCTVRSITRLEWASIAAAFIFGFSFSFWKNAEIVEVYTYNSLWLSLFFLSMVKSFAENNKKYIPLSGLFLGISLWVHIQNILLVPAFFLFLYCFRKEKKQAFLSLTAFLLIFSAILILNVSQGLSLSSPFTSERGSWLSNSFKKTFAEYLQDIVKSVVYVVYNFNVFSLLGIAGVYFLYRSDKKMFFVFFIASLCVYGFATFYAVTDNYVFFIPFNIIFALSIGYGLSQIKYPWVQQFSWLCLLIPLFYVSSLKIVSLTEKGQEFDKHKKYKGGLEYYMFPWMNNNVGILEFTIDKKKASDPIFWMTIEAEIYIKLLKSKGFTEEEIRKL, encoded by the coding sequence ATGGGCAAATATGTATCGGCTGTTTTTATATTTCTCATTTTCTTAGCAGTTTATTATATTGGAAGTTTTACCAAAATTCCATTTGCGGATGCTATTGGTTTTGTATTGCCGGTAGAGAAAGGCGAGCTGGTAACTACAGCAACCGCCACTACACACTTCCTCTATGTGAACACCGCTATTTTCATTAAAAATATAACGGGTCTCAATGCCATTGAAGCAAGCCGGCTTTTGATCATTACCGCTGCAGCGCTTACCGTTTCAGTGGTTTATTGTACAGTCAGAAGTATTACAAGATTGGAATGGGCTTCTATTGCTGCTGCATTTATTTTCGGATTCAGTTTCTCCTTCTGGAAAAATGCAGAAATCGTAGAGGTGTACACCTACAATTCTCTGTGGCTGAGTCTATTTTTCCTTTCCATGGTTAAAAGCTTTGCCGAGAACAATAAAAAATATATTCCACTGAGTGGACTATTTCTGGGAATCAGCCTTTGGGTCCATATTCAGAACATCCTGCTGGTCCCGGCATTCTTTTTATTTCTTTACTGTTTCAGAAAAGAAAAAAAACAGGCTTTTTTATCCCTGACTGCTTTTCTATTGATATTTTCAGCTATTCTTATTTTAAATGTATCCCAGGGACTTTCTCTGAGCTCTCCTTTCACTTCGGAACGCGGAAGCTGGCTTTCCAATTCGTTTAAGAAAACGTTTGCAGAATATCTTCAGGATATTGTTAAGTCAGTGGTATATGTAGTATATAATTTTAATGTATTCAGTCTTTTGGGAATAGCAGGAGTCTATTTTTTATACAGATCAGACAAGAAGATGTTTTTTGTCTTCTTCATCGCTTCACTATGTGTATATGGATTTGCTACTTTTTATGCTGTTACAGATAACTATGTATTCTTTATCCCTTTTAATATCATTTTTGCATTGTCTATAGGCTACGGACTGTCTCAGATAAAATATCCATGGGTACAACAGTTTTCATGGCTATGCCTTTTGATCCCTCTTTTCTATGTTTCATCACTTAAAATAGTTTCCTTAACAGAAAAGGGGCAGGAATTTGATAAGCATAAAAAATATAAAGGCGGCCTGGAATATTATATGTTTCCGTGGATGAATAACAATGTCGGTATCCTGGAATTCACTATTGACAAGAAAAAAGCTTCCGATCCCATATTCTGGATGACCATTGAGGCTGAAATCTATATTAAGCTGTTAAAAAGCAAAGGATTTACAGAGGAAGAAATCAGAAAACTTTAA
- a CDS encoding 30S ribosomal protein THX, with product MGKGDKKSRRGKINSGSYGKRRPRKASKPIAAAEEKSKKS from the coding sequence ATGGGAAAAGGAGACAAAAAATCAAGAAGAGGTAAGATCAATTCAGGAAGTTATGGAAAAAGAAGGCCTAGAAAAGCTTCTAAACCTATTGCTGCTGCGGAAGAGAAATCTAAGAAATCTTAA
- a CDS encoding DUF2480 family protein translates to MSEEFEIRNKVAESGLVNFDLSTLLPKGERKGIDLKDFLFQEMILKEKDFREKVEAINVEEYKDAYIYIYNSVDTIIPLWAYFVLTAKLTDVAKKIVFGNREDLEVILMHNAIQTYDFEEMRGKRVLVKGCSDKEIPENAYIELVEQLKPLVKSLMFGEACSNVPIVKN, encoded by the coding sequence ATGTCAGAAGAATTTGAAATCCGAAATAAAGTTGCAGAAAGCGGTCTGGTAAATTTTGACCTTTCCACTTTGCTTCCAAAGGGTGAAAGAAAAGGTATTGACCTTAAAGATTTTCTTTTTCAGGAAATGATTCTGAAAGAAAAAGATTTCCGTGAAAAAGTGGAAGCGATCAATGTTGAAGAATATAAAGACGCTTATATTTACATCTACAATTCAGTGGATACAATTATTCCGCTTTGGGCCTATTTCGTGTTAACAGCTAAGCTTACGGACGTTGCTAAAAAAATAGTTTTTGGTAATCGTGAAGATTTGGAAGTTATTCTGATGCACAATGCCATTCAAACCTATGATTTTGAAGAAATGAGAGGCAAAAGGGTCTTGGTAAAAGGCTGTTCAGATAAGGAAATCCCGGAAAACGCTTATATAGAACTGGTGGAGCAGTTAAAACCACTCGTAAAGTCATTGATGTTCGGAGAAGCATGCTCTAATGTTCCGATTGTAAAGAACTAA
- a CDS encoding DUF937 domain-containing protein, translating into MSLIDLLTGNTSNQVAEQAENKFGISRNQVIALLAVATPLIISYLRNKSQDAKEAEALNSALDKDHNGSILNDASQVEARQAEGSSILNHIFGGQKSDVENQLSQNTGISIDKIGPILAMLAPVVMGYIGQQKQQSNVGAGGLGDLLGGILGNASSQAQSQPSSPLNDILGSVLGNGGQSQSSGNPLNDILGSVLGGGGNNQQQQGGLGSILGNIFGK; encoded by the coding sequence ATGAGCTTAATCGACCTACTTACAGGGAACACGAGCAACCAGGTTGCTGAACAGGCTGAAAACAAATTCGGAATCAGCAGAAATCAGGTTATCGCCTTATTGGCAGTGGCCACCCCACTTATCATTTCTTACTTAAGAAATAAATCTCAGGACGCTAAAGAAGCAGAAGCCTTAAACAGTGCTCTCGATAAAGACCATAACGGAAGCATTTTAAATGATGCATCCCAAGTGGAAGCAAGACAGGCTGAAGGAAGCTCTATCCTTAATCATATTTTCGGAGGACAGAAAAGCGATGTGGAAAATCAGCTTTCACAGAATACCGGAATTTCAATAGATAAAATAGGACCTATCCTGGCGATGCTTGCACCTGTTGTGATGGGATATATCGGCCAACAGAAACAACAAAGCAATGTAGGGGCCGGAGGTCTAGGGGATCTTTTGGGAGGAATCCTGGGAAATGCATCCAGCCAGGCTCAATCTCAGCCATCCAGCCCTTTAAATGACATTCTTGGAAGTGTTCTGGGGAACGGCGGACAATCCCAATCATCAGGTAATCCTTTGAATGACATCCTGGGAAGTGTACTTGGCGGCGGCGGTAACAACCAGCAGCAGCAAGGAGGCTTAGGAAGTATTCTTGGTAATATTTTTGGAAAATAA
- a CDS encoding ComEC/Rec2 family competence protein, producing the protein MGNTAMYGSSAVGTGILILMFFHSFFLSKVKSVLLALLFFYLGIIFHFFNTFSPVPGVTANKKETVVFRIVQKLNSTEKYKKYEGAAQVEDKSFNMIFYIPKDHAELDFKHSYKGKALIIQVKSPQYDFQFDYAKYLQRKNIEYQCYLLQGLSSAEKRKVSFVDKIRQQRLEVLQKMDTGGMSGEAKNFLKGIILADRTEIDGEILQDFNRSGLIHLLAISGTHIVVIFGIFYFLLVKMVPLRFRHYAIVFSLVFIWMFAMFIGFGNSVLRSCIMLSIYFIYLLLQRKPDLLHSLALSAFIILISDTQQLFDIGFQLSFLAVLGIFWFNQPLLKHFPKQDHYLKKIIFNTITISISAQLATLPLVLYYFHQFSFISVIANFIIVPFSELIIVFSFLMTVLFAFQINFGYLDWAYDLVIRILLKAIHWFAEVDILFFENIPMNLVEMGFIFIAVYFLKAVIVKCSLNNSMRFLMSVLTFLIIRACFNVFENQREEIVFQHFNKSPVFSVKSGNRACFWTSEIIEEKKVIRYVVAPYCSSRRIARFELKTFPPSAQKVVFRGHTYDLK; encoded by the coding sequence TTGGGAAATACGGCAATGTATGGTAGTAGTGCTGTAGGAACAGGAATCTTAATTTTAATGTTCTTTCATTCTTTTTTTCTGAGCAAAGTTAAATCTGTCTTACTGGCATTGCTGTTTTTTTATCTGGGGATTATTTTTCATTTTTTTAATACATTTTCACCTGTGCCGGGAGTAACGGCAAATAAGAAAGAAACGGTTGTTTTCCGTATTGTCCAGAAACTAAATTCAACAGAAAAGTATAAGAAATATGAAGGGGCTGCACAGGTGGAAGATAAAAGTTTTAACATGATCTTCTATATTCCGAAGGATCATGCAGAACTTGATTTTAAACATTCCTATAAAGGCAAGGCCCTTATTATACAGGTAAAATCTCCCCAATATGATTTCCAGTTTGATTATGCCAAATACCTTCAGCGGAAAAATATTGAGTATCAGTGTTATCTTTTACAAGGCCTTTCTTCTGCTGAAAAAAGGAAGGTCAGTTTTGTGGATAAGATCAGGCAGCAGAGACTTGAGGTTTTGCAAAAGATGGATACAGGCGGAATGTCAGGAGAAGCAAAAAACTTTTTAAAAGGAATAATCCTCGCAGACAGAACGGAAATCGATGGGGAAATACTTCAGGATTTCAACAGGTCGGGGTTGATTCATTTACTGGCGATTTCAGGAACGCATATTGTTGTGATCTTCGGGATATTCTATTTTTTGCTGGTGAAGATGGTGCCTTTGCGTTTCAGGCACTATGCTATTGTTTTCAGTCTTGTTTTTATCTGGATGTTTGCAATGTTTATTGGCTTTGGAAATTCGGTTTTGCGATCCTGTATTATGTTGAGTATATACTTCATTTACCTATTGCTCCAGAGAAAACCGGATCTGCTTCACTCCCTGGCGCTGTCGGCATTTATTATTTTGATTTCTGATACCCAGCAGCTTTTCGATATAGGATTCCAGCTTAGCTTTTTGGCGGTTTTGGGTATATTCTGGTTCAATCAGCCTCTTCTGAAGCATTTCCCAAAACAGGATCATTATCTGAAAAAGATAATCTTTAATACCATTACGATTTCTATTTCGGCACAGCTGGCTACACTGCCTTTAGTGCTTTATTATTTTCATCAGTTTTCATTTATTTCGGTCATTGCCAATTTTATCATTGTTCCCTTTTCTGAACTGATCATCGTATTTTCATTTCTGATGACGGTTCTTTTTGCTTTTCAAATTAATTTTGGTTATCTGGATTGGGCATATGACCTCGTAATCCGGATTTTACTGAAGGCGATCCACTGGTTTGCGGAAGTTGATATTTTATTTTTTGAAAATATACCGATGAATTTGGTGGAAATGGGATTCATCTTTATTGCTGTTTATTTCTTGAAAGCAGTCATTGTAAAATGCAGTTTAAACAATTCCATGAGATTTTTGATGTCTGTTTTAACCTTTCTGATCATACGGGCTTGCTTTAATGTTTTTGAAAATCAGAGAGAAGAAATCGTATTTCAACATTTTAATAAAAGTCCGGTATTTTCAGTAAAGAGCGGGAACAGGGCCT
- the lpxB gene encoding lipid-A-disaccharide synthase codes for MKYYIIAGEASGDLHGSNLMKSLKQKDSHAEFRFWGGDLMAAQGGTLVKHYRDLAFMGFLEVVMNLRTILNNITFCKEDIKNNKPDVLILVDYPGFNLRIARFAKELGIKVVYYISPQLWAWKEGRVEIIRKYVDEMMVILPFEEDFYRKHGVHSHFVGHPLLDAISDLEEIIIEKFKTENGLNEKEIIALLPGSRKQEVEKMLEIMLSVRPYFKEYQFVIAGAPSLPKDFYEKYVDDHVHFVSNRTYDLLRCSKAALVTSGTATLETALLNIPEVVCYRGSKISYAIAKRLVKNINYISLVNLIMDREVVKELIQNDLNTKNLVDELNKILEGEKREQVLNDYRLLREKLGGKGASDHAAEVILNISNE; via the coding sequence ATGAAATATTATATTATAGCAGGAGAAGCTTCCGGTGATCTGCATGGAAGCAATTTGATGAAATCCTTAAAGCAAAAAGATTCCCATGCGGAATTTAGATTCTGGGGTGGGGATCTTATGGCAGCCCAGGGCGGAACGCTGGTTAAACATTACCGTGATCTGGCTTTTATGGGGTTTCTGGAGGTCGTCATGAATCTAAGGACCATTCTCAATAATATCACATTCTGTAAGGAGGATATCAAAAATAACAAACCTGATGTTTTAATCCTCGTAGACTATCCGGGATTCAACTTAAGGATTGCCCGATTTGCCAAAGAATTGGGAATCAAAGTGGTTTATTATATTTCTCCACAGCTTTGGGCATGGAAAGAAGGGAGAGTGGAAATCATCAGGAAATATGTAGATGAAATGATGGTTATTCTTCCCTTTGAAGAAGATTTTTACAGAAAACACGGCGTGCATTCACATTTTGTAGGACATCCTTTACTGGATGCTATTTCTGACCTTGAAGAGATCATTATTGAAAAGTTTAAAACGGAAAACGGTCTGAACGAAAAAGAAATCATTGCTCTTCTGCCGGGTTCCAGAAAGCAGGAAGTGGAGAAAATGCTTGAAATAATGCTTTCCGTAAGGCCTTATTTTAAGGAATACCAGTTTGTGATAGCCGGGGCACCAAGTCTTCCCAAAGATTTTTATGAAAAATATGTGGATGATCATGTTCACTTCGTATCCAACAGAACCTATGATCTGCTGAGGTGTTCCAAGGCGGCCCTTGTCACTTCCGGGACAGCTACCCTGGAAACAGCCCTGCTCAACATTCCTGAAGTGGTATGCTACAGAGGCAGTAAAATTTCTTATGCAATAGCTAAAAGGCTTGTTAAAAATATCAATTACATTTCTCTGGTCAATCTCATTATGGATCGAGAGGTGGTCAAAGAACTCATCCAGAATGATCTGAATACGAAAAATCTTGTGGATGAACTCAATAAAATCCTGGAAGGGGAAAAAAGAGAACAGGTTCTTAATGATTACAGGCTTTTGAGAGAAAAGCTTGGAGGAAAAGGGGCCAGTGATCATGCTGCTGAGGTTATTTTGAACATCTCAAATGAATAG